A single genomic interval of Primulina huaijiensis isolate GDHJ02 chromosome 7, ASM1229523v2, whole genome shotgun sequence harbors:
- the LOC140980796 gene encoding fatty acid desaturase 4, chloroplastic-like: protein MISLAKFISIFLSESTDLRSRIESIFAVVAGYVLADFLTGIVHWAIDNYGDPKHPVLGPQIEGIQRHHQQPWILAKRHVATNIYIQGVAVTLLFSPVNLFCEDLNLLAFTSVFACCAFFSQQFHAWAHTPRQKLPPVVVVLQDSGIILGPSHHAGHHQPPFDRRYCIVSGFCDWFLDKSKFFVGIEVVSFHMLGVEPVSWGTKSSVVK from the coding sequence ATGATTTCGTTAGCCAAGTTCATTTCAATATTCTTAAGTGAATCAACCGATTTAAGGAGCCGGATCGAGTCCATTTTCGCCGTGGTGGCGGGCTACGTACTGGCTGATTTCCTAACCGGAATCGTCCACTGGGCCATCGATAACTATGGCGACCCTAAACACCCAGTTTTGGGCCCGCAGATTGAAGGGATTCAACGCCACCATCAGCAGCCGTGGATTCTCGCGAAGCGCCACGTCGCCACCAATATTTACATTCAAGGGGTGGCGGTGACTCTTCTTTTCTCGCCGGTTAACCTGTTCTGTGAAGACCTTAATCTGCTCGCTTTCACGTCTGTATTCGCATGTTGCGCGTTCTTTAGCCAGCAATTCCATGCGTGGGCTCACACACCCAGGCAGAAGCTTCCGCCGGTGGTGGTGGTTCTTCAGGATTCGGGAATCATTCTGGGACCATCTCATCATGCGGGGCACCACCAACCCCCGTTTGACAGAAGATATTGTATTGTCAGTGGGTTTTGTGATTGGTTCTTGGATAAGTCTAAATTTTTCGTGGGGATTGAGGTTGTTTCGTTTCACATGCTCGGAGTGGAGCCGGTATCGTGGGGGACGAAATCTTCTGTTGTAAAGTAA